From Flavobacterium sp. 102, a single genomic window includes:
- a CDS encoding RNA-binding domain-containing protein, with translation MNENDFIESILQEKEGVQLSLFSHADIEIVGQSVCAFLNTNGGRIIVGVDHDKQVSPLNNLEEAYNALRYFIYNEITPQSLIGIRKEQYQNGTVILIEVIEGNKKPYSIKGRSYVRIGNETVTASDNDMSVLIRTNKIDDYTWEKTPDLEATIEDLNKEQIYNAIDLANKMGRVAKFSSNDPVEFLTRYQLFRNSKLTNAAIVLFAKDPTYFLPQCRVRIIDFGLGKTGNRYENIVLIEENLFKTYTEIQNYFRKNLPIISDFSEKDWKRNDDYKYPLEALDEAVINALMHRDYSDSTGEVLIGIYPDKIEIINSGKLLLSDKDLKKTHSSNPPNPVLTHIVFLCGIIEKVGRGTILINESFDKRNLESPTWVNKNGAVILTLHSTPKKIELNNRMEMYLDQVGDELFTREDYMNYFENPLSERTARLDIQKLQEIGLLQKIGDGSVTRYKRTSKELPDNAG, from the coding sequence ATGAATGAGAACGATTTTATAGAAAGTATACTTCAGGAAAAAGAAGGCGTTCAGCTGTCCTTATTTTCGCATGCTGATATTGAAATAGTCGGACAATCAGTTTGTGCTTTTTTAAATACCAATGGAGGTCGTATAATTGTTGGTGTAGATCATGACAAACAAGTAAGTCCATTAAATAATCTTGAAGAAGCCTACAACGCGCTCAGATATTTTATCTACAATGAAATAACCCCGCAAAGCTTGATAGGGATTAGGAAAGAACAGTATCAGAACGGTACAGTCATCTTAATTGAAGTGATTGAAGGAAACAAGAAACCTTATTCAATCAAGGGCAGGAGTTATGTTCGGATTGGCAATGAAACGGTAACAGCGTCAGACAATGACATGAGTGTTCTAATCAGGACGAATAAAATTGATGATTACACTTGGGAAAAAACACCCGATTTAGAGGCAACGATAGAAGACCTTAATAAAGAGCAAATTTATAATGCAATTGATTTGGCAAATAAAATGGGTCGCGTTGCTAAATTTAGCTCTAACGATCCGGTAGAATTCTTAACACGCTATCAATTATTCAGAAACAGCAAATTAACCAATGCTGCCATTGTTCTTTTTGCCAAGGACCCCACCTATTTTCTGCCACAATGCAGGGTTCGTATAATTGATTTTGGTCTGGGAAAAACAGGTAATCGTTATGAGAATATTGTTCTGATAGAAGAAAATCTATTTAAAACCTACACTGAAATTCAAAATTACTTTAGAAAAAACCTTCCAATCATTAGCGACTTCAGTGAAAAGGATTGGAAAAGAAATGACGATTATAAATATCCACTGGAGGCATTAGATGAAGCGGTCATAAATGCATTAATGCATAGGGATTATTCAGATAGTACAGGAGAAGTGCTTATCGGGATCTATCCCGATAAAATCGAAATAATTAATAGTGGCAAGTTGTTGCTGTCCGACAAGGATTTGAAGAAAACGCATAGCTCCAATCCTCCTAATCCTGTTTTGACGCATATTGTTTTTCTTTGCGGAATAATCGAAAAAGTGGGCAGGGGAACTATTTTGATTAATGAGTCTTTTGATAAACGAAATTTAGAATCTCCTACTTGGGTCAATAAAAATGGTGCGGTAATTTTAACGCTCCATAGTACGCCCAAGAAAATAGAACTGAACAATCGAATGGAAATGTATTTGGACCAAGTGGGTGACGAATTATTCACTAGGGAAGATTACATGAATTACTTTGAAAATCCTTTAAGTGAAAGAACTGCCCGTTTGGATATTCAAAAACTTCAGGAAATTGGATTATTGCAAAAAATCGGGGATGGATCGGTTACACGATACAAAAGAACCTCCAAAGAGTTGCCGGATAATGCCGGATAA
- a CDS encoding DUF4062 domain-containing protein: MEERNNIKVLVASTIYGFEDQLASIYAQLDSYGYEVLNSHMGTVYAGADKSNLANCLAAVEECDAFIGIIRPNYGSGVIGETSITHEEVLKAILLKKARWFLVDSKVIFARQLLNKSEFVDRHSLKPIKTDNIIVRPNSLIDVRCIDIYNQVTKDKVPPKERIGHWAQEYYDLPGMQRYIEGQFKDADKVQRTITYMKSL, from the coding sequence ATGGAGGAAAGAAACAACATTAAAGTTTTAGTAGCTTCAACTATTTACGGTTTCGAAGATCAACTCGCTTCAATTTACGCACAGTTGGATAGTTACGGTTACGAAGTATTAAATTCACATATGGGAACGGTTTATGCCGGTGCTGATAAATCAAATCTCGCTAATTGTCTTGCAGCGGTTGAGGAATGTGATGCATTTATAGGTATTATTAGGCCAAACTATGGTTCTGGTGTTATCGGAGAAACCTCCATAACGCATGAAGAAGTCTTAAAAGCCATTTTATTAAAAAAAGCAAGATGGTTCCTAGTAGATTCTAAAGTTATCTTCGCAAGGCAATTATTAAACAAATCGGAATTTGTTGACAGGCACTCGTTAAAACCCATTAAAACAGACAATATAATTGTAAGGCCCAATTCACTTATTGATGTGAGGTGCATTGACATTTACAATCAGGTAACTAAAGATAAAGTGCCTCCTAAAGAACGTATCGGCCATTGGGCACAGGAATATTATGATTTACCCGGGATGCAGCGTTATATCGAGGGTCAATTTAAAGATGCAGATAAAGTACAAAGGACAATTACATATATGAAAAGCTTGTAA